The following proteins are co-located in the Candida dubliniensis CD36 chromosome 3, complete sequence genome:
- a CDS encoding Elongator complex subunit, putative (Similar to S. cerevisiae ELP3;~In S. cerevisiae: subunit of Elongator complex, which is required for modification of wobble nucleosides in tRNA; exhibits histone acetyltransferase activity that is directed to histones H3 and H4), whose product MPVQKNKVPEKERFIQCCGDISLELVASLKSSKDINLNGLITRYAKKYKLKQQPRLTDIISSIPDQHKKYLIPKLKAKPVRTASGIAVVAVMCKPHRCPHIAYTGNICVYCPGGPDSDFEYSTQSYTGYEPTSMRAIRARYDPYEQARGRVDQLRQLGHSIDKVEYIIMGGTFMSLPIDYRENFITQLHNALTGFNGNNIDEAIEFSQQSQTKCVGITIETRPDYCTETQLSDMLKYGCTRLEIGVQSVYEDVARDTNRGHTVKAVCETFAVAKDAGYKVVSHMMPDLPNVGMERDLEQFKEYFENPEFRTDGLKLYPTLVIRGTGLYELWKQGLYKSYNANALIDLVARIMALVPPWTRIYRVQRDIPMPLVTSGVENGNLRELALARMKDFGTSCRDVRTREVGIQEVHHKVVPDQVELIRRDYYANGGWETFLSYEDPKQDILIGLLRLRKASKKYTYRKEFVSQPTSIVRELHVYGSVVPLHSRDPRKFQHQGFGTLLMEEAARIAKEEHGSEKISVISGVGVRNYYAKLGYELDGPYMSKML is encoded by the coding sequence atgcCAGTTCAGAAGAATAAAGTTCCAGAAAAGGAGAGATTTATACAATGTTGCGGAGACATATCTTTGGAATTAGTTGCATCACTAAAGAGTTCCAAAGACATCAATTTGAATGGTTTGATAACTCGATATGCCAAAAAgtataaattgaaacaacaaccaagATTAACCGACATCATATCTTCCATACCTGATCAACAtaagaaatatttgattcCAAAACTAAAGGCAAAACCAGTTAGAACAGCGTCAGGaattgctgttgttgctgttatGTGTAAACCACACAGATGTCCACACATTGCATACACAGGGAATATTTGTGTTTATTGTCCTGGTGGTCCTGATTCTGATTTTGAATATAGTACACAATCTTATACTGGTTACGAACCAACCTCTATGCGTGCCATCAGAGCAAGGTATGACCCGTATGAACAGGCAAGAGGTAGAGTTGACCAATTAAGACAATTGGGTCATTCTATAGATAAAGTTGAATATATCATTATGGGAGGTACATTCATGTCGTTGCCTATTGACTATAGAGAAAATTTTATAACGCAATTACACAATGCCTTGACTGGGTTCAATGGgaataatattgatgaagcTATTGAGTTTAGCCAACAGCTGCAAACTAAATGTGTTGGTATTACTATTGAAACTAGACCAGATTATTGTACGGAAACTCAATTGAGTGACATGTTGAAATATGGTTGTACCAGGTTAGAAATTGGGGTTCAATCGGTTTATGAAGACGTTGCTAGAGATACTAATCGTGGACACACGGTTAAAGCAGTTTGTGAAACATTTGCTGTGGCTAAAGATGCTGGTTATAAGGTTGTTTCGCATATGATGCCTGATTTACCCAATGTTGGAATGGAAAGAGATTTAGAACAATTTaaagaatattttgaaaaccCTGAATTTAGAACTGATGGTTTGAAACTATATCCAACATTAGTTATTCGAGGCACTGGTCTATATGAATTGTGGAAACAAGGGTTGTACAAGTCTTATAATGCTAATGCTTTGATCGATTTAGTGGCCCGTATAATGGCACTTGTTCCCCCATGGACCCGTATTTATCGTGTTCAAAGAGATATTCCTATGCCATTGGTGACTTCTGGGGTTGAAAACGGTAATTTGCGTGAATTAGCTCTTGCCAGAATGAAAGATTTTGGTACCTCATGTAGGGATGTGCGTACAAGAGAAGTAGGTATTCAAGAAGTTCATCATAAAGTTGTTCCTGACCaagttgaattaattaGACGTGATTACTATGCAAATGGAGGTTGGGAAACATTTTTAAGTTATGAAGATCCAAAGCAAGATATTTTAATTGGGTTATTAAGATTGAGAAAAGCAAGCAAAAAATACACTTATCGTAAAGAGTTTGTTTCTCAACCAACATCGATTGTTAGAGAATTGCATGTGTATGGATCAGTTGTACCCTTGCATTCCAGAGATCCAAGAAAATTTCAACATCAAGGGTTTGGTACATTATTGATGGAAGAAGCAGCAAGAATAGCTAAAGAAGAACACGGCTCAGAGAAAATAAGTGTGATTTCAGGGGTCGGGGTTAGAAATTATTATGCCAAATTAGGTTACGAATTGGATGGTCCTTACATGTCAAAGATGTTGTAA
- a CDS encoding MAP kinase kinase, putative (Similar to S. cerevisiae PBS2;~In S. cerevisiae: plays a pivotal role in the osmosensing signal-transduction pathway, activated under severe osmotic stress) translates to MVEDKDIDLNINNLKIHDAPARTPPVSSPPALPTPSTPAGISLNTTMQAKLMAFQQQRSKAAAAAAATSPSIQASSSSSISESNISTIPANINRTVSGKKKPKPNLKLSDLPLSRNNSLHRSNTSASDSSVTTPEADTPTGKVQNGSQPQGLFANYSEYVDIKSGQLNFAGKASLHSKGVDFSSGSSFRVSLDEFEYLEELGRGNYGSVSKVLHKPTGVLMAMKEVRLELDENKFTQILMELDILHKCDSPYIVDFYGAFFVEGAVYMCIEYMDGGSLDRIFGNDVGVRDEYELAYISESVILGLKELKDKHNIIHRDVKPTNILVNTQGKVKLCDFGVSGNLVASLAKTNIGCQSYMAPERINTMRPDDATYSVQSDVWSLGLTILELAVGHYPYPAETYDNIFSQLSAIVEGEPPKLDPKVYSKEAQIFVKSCLAKNPDLRPSYAALLNNPWLVKNRGKETNLAQTVKDRLEELAKLEQNKSVSRTNSLNKSVAAVPPPRNVESVQSLLRNKVKAPALHRGGLQKVNRNFLNNH, encoded by the coding sequence ATGGTTGAAGATAAAGATATAGACTtgaatattaataatttgaaaattcaCGATGCTCCAGCTCGAACACCCCCAGTAAGTCTGCCTCCAGCTTTACCTACTCCACTGACACCTGCTGGTATTCTGCTCAACACCACAATGCAAGCCAAATTGATGGCCTTTCAACAGCAACGATCGaaagcagcagcagcagcagcagcaaccTCACCATCCATACAagcatcatcttcatcttcgATATCAGAATCGaatatatcaacaatacCAGCAAATATTAATCGAACAGTATCAGGTAAAAAGAAACCCAAACCAAACTTGAAACTAAGTGATTTACCTTTGTCACGTAATAACAGCTTACATCGTTCTAATACTAGTGCTAGTGATTCAAGTGTGACTACACCAGAAGCAGATACACCAACGGGTAAGGTTCAAAACGGATCACAACCTCAGGGGTTGTTTGCTAATTATTCTGAATATGTCGATATAAAGTCAGgtcaattaaattttgcTGGCAAAGCGTCTTTACACTCCAAGGGTGTTGACTTTCTGTCTGGTTCTTCATTCAGAGTTTCCTTAGATGAATTTGAGTATTTAGAGGAATTGGGACGTGGCAATTACGGGTCAGTACTGAAAGTTTTGCATAAACCAACTGGTGTATTGATGGCAATGAAAGAAGTTCGATTGGAATTGGATGAGAATAAATTTACTCAAATACTAATGGAATTGGATATTTTACATAAATGTGACTCGCCGtatattgttgatttttatGGGGCTTTTTTCGTTGAAGGTGCGGTTTACATGTGCATTGAATACATGGATGGCGGTTCATTGGATAGAATATTTGGTAACGATGTTGGTGTTAGAgatgaatatgaattaGCCTATATTTCTGAGTCAGTTATACTCGGActaaaagaattgaagGATAAACATAACATTATTCATCGTGATGTCAAGCCCACTAATATATTGGTGAATACTCAGGGAAAAGTAAAGTTGTGTGATTTTGGTGTGTCTGGTAATTTAGTTGCGTCACTAgccaaaacaaatattggTTGTCAATCATATATGGCTCCAGAAAGGATCAACACCATGAGACCTGATGATGCCACTTATTCAGTTCAATCTGATGTTTGGTCATTAGGGTTGACGATATTAGAGTTGGCTGTTGGTCATTATCCTTACCCGGCTGAAACGTATGATAATATATTTTCACAATTAAGTGCTATTGTTGAAGGTGAACCACCAAAACTCGACCCAAAAGTTTACTCGAAGGAGGCACAAATATTTGTCAAATCTTGTCTTGCCAAAAACCCTGATTTGAGACCATCATATGCGGCATTATTGAATAATCCGTGGTTGGTCAAGAACAGAGGTAAAGAAACAAACCTTGCTCAGACGGTAAAAGATAGGTTAGAGGAACTAGCGAAATTGGAGCAAAACAAGAGTGTCAGTCGAACAAATAGCTTGAACAAATCAGTAGCAGCAGTTCCTCCTCCAAGAAATGTTGAAAGTGTTCAATCATTATTGAGAAACAAAGTGAAGGCCCCGGCATTACATAGAGGTGGTTTACAGAAAGTAAATAGAAACTTTCTTAACAATCATTAA
- a CDS encoding DNA polymerase zeta catalytic subunit, putative (Similar to S. cerevisiae REV3;~In S. cerevisiae: involved in DNA repair and translesion synthesis; required for mutagenesis induced by DNA damage) — MNTSNESANYTTINASSVNWSNNQINSFSSSLRVQINDYDTYQTLPTRLDQLCTQVTQVPIIRIYGSLSVQPSSDNTDSPNKKKRKINETTSPAVFHVVIHVHNFYPDIYVDCNETDLTKLENEKFINLVTDYLEAALKESFKNRKSSKNFEDDESNNLENSKPSGLRKYIANVSVCKGVPIYGFQLGYRMFYKISLLSPLYKSRLAKLFQENTISLFRIGMEEKENVIYNPEPTYVYEAHIPYLLQFLTDYNLFGCGWINIDKDFVSKEDAKTRGLYFRSPILRDIHKSCHSPNHLHTLLQFLSNYITTDNVLYNGQLDSGNPCPFNRIGKSILEIDITTNSILNRDWLSPRELHDDFVEKSEYLEYKRAIESGGHKYGYKYDNEGQPRIYLSSLKQIYNDLKYQCRSRDSSFDVAADVLETGHSSYFGTGSTNWSNQDQLKELFDYFKKLNGEVKLDSPNYSKKYIQSRKLKHPIVFARMPTAFQLVDIEKTMIHHKLKMRVGSDLLNWTNYLLLFESQHDQKLDNDIPIAINILPEENLSENESSDNNDMAMVNANVNSNADENLITETPFDGEPTENAQENNNEESDECKLTQLHQFDETLMRNLTQIEATQTANFLGVEDLSYLDDFSFTPSQNQPGFKNLNMTDCSYEVPISDQLKPENVNRTFQMAGLLKVNYSDPFYDNLNDVPTKPLVFANQKIVVPMKNESSIPSLEMSQLIKQTTHITKPISQIFSTWQYVPDPPSKLDVSKWLKHDESHALKKNTKYQFQIEPGVTQSHDYKYSYDSMKVSRRPDEFNCLTSFHMELHANPPNCKLAVDPLRDPISLIFYSFDDSNDMFGHLGFTSGILIFDNTGIDLNVVERLSLTLNKHIEVFDDELKMITKLVTLVELFDPDILSGYEVNSMSWGYIVERLRDVFGMNIMLDLSRGSFKSNGKFGDRWGYTHTSNIKISGRHMLNVWRPLRSEMSLTSYSLENVAYHLLHKSLPRYSNYTLSEWLKEGNFSSLLTVLSYYINRVDIILKIINVQELITRNVEHSRLIGIEFNSNFYRGSQYKVESILARICKPESLLLNSPSKQQVHEMRPIECIPLILEPKSNFYKSPLVVLDFQSLYPSIMIAYNYCYSTLVGKLHNYRPTKNNIGYLHNLKIPFGLVNLLEKEDGFNISPNGFVFVKSHIRKSILAKMLEEILSIRIKIKQVMKLFKEDAELTKLYNSKQLALKLIANVTYGYTSATFSGRMPNSDIADAIVSTGREILNKSIELIDSGNYGAKVVYGDTDSLFVYFPGKPKTEAFKLGKQIAKTITDYFPDPVKLKFEKVYHPCVLLAKKRYVGFSYEYEDQTTPKFDAKGIETVRRDGIPAQSKMTEKTLRILFETKNLSKVKQYTIDQFYKIIFNKVPIRDFCFAKEVRYGTYKNEKYLPPGAIIAKNMAEEDPRKEPQYRERVPYVVIRDSSKPRIKDRCISPEDFIRSYETNSPASLDYTYYITRVLIPPLERIFNLIGVDVNSWYREMPVVMRGSHVAYAEGCLVCGNRLDDSANICSNCRTNEQEVIADVISTSRDTEEKLAEVESVCRDCVKGNTSSSVGSFIDQCTDNCVNGDCMVYYNKFKLNNESKQIFSKKDKILRELDW; from the coding sequence ATGAATACTTCAAATGAATCAGCAAATTATACTACTATAAATGCTAGCTCTGTGAATTGGAgtaataatcaaattaattctttttcttctagCTTGCGTGTGCAAATCAATGACTATGACACTTATCAAACTCTCCCAACAAGATTGGACCAATTATGTACCCAAGTCACCCAAGTTCCAATAATCAGAATTTACGGGTCTTTATCGGTACAGCCTTCTTCAGATAATACAGATTCACCTAACAAGAAAAAACGGAAAATAAATGAGACTACTTCGCCTGCAGTTTTCCATGTGGTTATTCATGTACATAATTTCTATCCAGATATTTATGTTGACTGTAACGAAACTGATTTAacaaaattggaaaatgagaagtttatcaatttaGTAACGGATTATTTAGAAGCCGCTTTAAAAGaatctttcaaaaatagaaaatcttcaaaaaattttgagGATGATGAACTGAATAATCTTGAGAATTCAAAGCCATCTGGTCTACGTAAATACATTGCAAATGTATCTGTTTGTAAAGGAGTCCCTATTTATGGCTTTCAATTAGGATACAGGATGTTTTACAAGATATCTTTGTTATCGCCACTTTACAAATCCAGATTGGCAAAGCTCTTCCAGGAAAACACAATCTCGTTATTTAGAATAGGCATGGAAGAGAAGGAAAATGTAATATACAATCCTGAGCCAACTTACGTGTATGAAGCTCATATTCCATATTTGTTACAGTTCTTGACTGATTATAATCTATTTGGATGTGGATGGATAAACATCGACAAGGATTTTGTTAGTAAGGAAGATGCAAAAACTCGAGGGTTATATTTTCGATCACCAATTTTAAGGGATATACATAAATCATGCCATAGTCCCAATCACTTACATACCCTACTACAGTTTTTATCGAATTATATTACTACTGATAATGTGCTATATAATGGACAACTTGATAGTGGGAACCCGTGTCCTTTCAACCGAATTGGAAAGTCTATTCTTGAGATAGATATTACCACAAATAGCATACTAAACCGTGATTGGCTCAGCCCTCGAGAACTACATGACGATTTCGTAGAGAAATCAGAATATCTAGAATATAAAAGAGCAATTGAGCTGGGTGGTCACAAGTATGGTTATAAGTACGATAACGAAGGTCAGCCTAGAATTTATTTGTCCTctttgaaacaaatttataaCGATCTCAAATATCAGTGTCGATCAAGAGATTCACTGTTTGATGTTGCTGCAGATGTTTTGGAAACAGGACATTCGTCTTATTTTGGCACTGGATCTACAAACTGGTCGAATCAAGATCAGTTGAAAGAGTTATTTGATTACTTTAAAAAGCTAAATGGTGAAGTCAAATTGGATTCACCGAATTATTCGAAGAAATACATACAATCCAGAAAGCTAAAACACCCAATTGTATTTGCAAGAATGCCCACGGCTTTCCAATtagttgatattgaaaaaacaatGATACACCATAAGCTTAAAATGAGAGTTGGTAGTGATTTGTTAAACTGGACTAATTaccttttgttgtttgagCTGCAACATGATCAGAAGTTAGACAACGATATTCCTATTGCAATCAATATTTTACCAGAAGAGAATTTATCTGAGAACGAGTCTTCtgacaataatgatatgGCGATGGTTAATGCAAATGTTAATTCTAATGCTgatgaaaatttgattacTGAAACCCCCTTTGACGGAGAGCCTACCGAAAATGCTCAAGAAAATAACAACGAGGAGTCTGATGAATGCAAATTAACTcaacttcatcaatttgatgaaaCTTTAATGAGAAATTTGACCCAAATTGAAGCCACACAAACAGCAAATTTTTTGGGTGTAGAAGATTTGTCGTATCTAGATGACTTTTCATTTACTCCTTCTCAAAATCAACCTGGTTTCAAGAACTTGAATATGACTGATTGCTCATACGAAGTTCCCATCTCTGACCAATTGAAGCCGGAAAATGTCAATCGGACTTTTCAAATGGCTGGATTGTTAAAAGTTAATTATTCGGATCCTTTCTACGATAATCTAAATGATGTTCCAACCAAACCTTTAGTGTTTGcgaatcaaaaaattgtgGTGCCAATGAAGAATGAACTGCTGATTCCTAGTTTAGAAATGTctcaattaattaaacaaacCACCCACATCACTAAACCGATATCCCAAATATTTAGCACTTGGCAGTATGTACCTGATCCCCCGTCTAAACTCGACGTCAGCAAGTGGCTAAAACACGATGAATCACATGCCCTTAAAAAGAATACCAAATACCAATTTCAGATAGAGCCAGGGGTTACTCAATCCCATGATTATAAGTATTCATATGACTCTATGAAAGTATCGAGAAGACCCGACGAgtttaattgtttaacaAGTTTTCACATGGAACTACATGCAAATCCACCCAATTGCAAACTAGCGGTTGATCCTTTAAGAGATCCTATTTCgttgattttttattctttcgACGATTCCAACGATATGTTTGGACATTTAGGTTTCACATCCGGTATATTGATCTTTGATAATACAGGCATTGATTTGAATGTGGTAGAAAGATTGTCACTAACATTGAATAAGCATATTGAAGTCTTTGAcgatgaattgaaaatgataacAAAACTAGTCACACTAGTTGAGCTTTTTGATCCGGATATTTTGTCGGGATATGAGGTCAATTCGATGTCGTGGGGTTACATAGTTGAAAGACTACGAGATGTATTTGGTATGAACATAATGTTGGATTTGAGTCGTGGAAGTTTCAAGAGTAACGGGAAGTTTGGTGACCGATGGGGGTATACTCACACATCGAATATTAAGATTTCCGGCAGACATATGCTTAATGTATGGCGGCCGTTAAGATCGGAGATGAGTCTCACCAGCTATTCATTGGAGAATGTCGCCTATCATTTACTACACAAGTCACTACCAAGATATCTGAATTATACATTATCCGAGTGGCTAAAAGAAGGTAATTTTTCCAGCCTTTTAACTGTTTTGTCTTACTACATAAACAGAGTTGATATTATTcttaaaataataaatgttCAGGAATTGATTACTAGAAATGTTGAACATTCTAGATTGATTGggattgaatttaattcCAACTTCTATCGAGGCTCACAATATAAAGTCGAATCGATCTTAGCTCGAATTTGCAAACCAGAGAGTTTATTGTTGAACTCGCCCTCCAAACAACAAGTTCATGAAATGAGACCGATAGAATGTATTCCGTTGATTTTAGAACCGAAATCAAACTTTTATAAATCGCCTTTAGTAGTATTGGATTTTCAATCGTTGTATCCATCAATCATGATTGCCTATAATTACTGTTATTCAACTTTGGTTGGCAAATTACACAATTACCGCCCTACTAAGAATAATATTGGATATTTacataatttgaaaataccCTTTGGGTTAGTGAATTTACTTGAAAAGGAAGATGGGTTCAATATATCTCCTAATGGGTTTGTATTTGTGAAAAGTCATATTAGAAAGTCAATACTAGCGAAAATGTTGGAAGAGATTTTAAGTATtagaatcaaaatcaaacaagttatgaaattgttcaaaGAAGATGCTGAGTTaacaaaattatataattcgAAACAACTTGCCTTAAAGTTAATAGCTAATGTTACATATGGTTACACTTCTGCCACATTTAGTGGTAGGATGCCTAATTCTGATATTGCAGATGCTATTGTGTCTACTGGAAGAGAAattttaaacaaatcaattgagTTAATAGATTCTGGGAATTATGGTGCTAAAGTTGTTTATGGTGACACAGATTCGTTGTTTGTGTATTTCCCTGGTAAACCCAAAACAGAAGCATTTAAGCTTGGTAAACAAATTGCGAAAACTATCACCGATTATTTCCCCGATCCAGTAAAACTAAAGTTTGAGAAAGTGTACCATCCATGTGTTCTATTAGCAAAGAAGAGGTATGTTGGTTTTTCCTATGAATATGAAGATCAAACAACTCCCAAATTTGATGCCAAAGGTATTGAAACTGTACGAAGAGATGGAATCCCGGCCCAACTGAAAATGACAGAAAAGACATTAAGAATATTATTTGAGACGAAAAACCTTTCTAAAGTGAAGCAATATACGattgatcaattttacAAAATCATATTCAATAAAGTGCCTATTAGAGATTTTTGTTTCGCTAAAGAAGTGCGATATGGTACttacaaaaatgaaaaatatttaccTCCAGGGGCTATAATCGCTAAAAATATGGCAGAAGAAGATCCAAGAAAGGAACCTCAGTATCGTGAACGAGTGCCTTATGTTGTTATCAGAGACTCGTCAAAACCAAGGATTAAAGACCGGTGTATTTCTCCTGAAGATTTTATCAGGTCATATGAAACTAATCTGCCGGCTTCTCTTGATTATACATATTATATAACTAGAGTATTAATTCCTCCATTGGAaagaattttcaatttaattggAGTTGACGTTAACAGTTGGTATCGAGAAATGCCTGTGGTGATGCGTGGTTCCCATGTTGCATACGCTGAAGGATGTCTTGTATGTGGGAACCGCTTGGATGATAGTGCCAATATTTGCCTGAACTGTCGTACAAATGAACAAGAGGTAATTGCTGATGTGATCCTGACCTCTCGAGACACTGAAGAGAAACTTGCTGAAGTTGAAAGTGTGTGTCGCGATTGTGTCAAAGGAAACACCTCCCTGTCAGTGGGTAGTTTTATTGATCAATGTACTGATAATTGTGTGAATGGAGATTGTATGGtgtattataataaatttaagcttaataatgaatcgaaacaaattttctccaaaaaagacaaaatcCTTCGAGAATTGGATTGGTAA
- a CDS encoding initiation-specific alpha-1,6-mannosyltransferase, putative (Similar to S. cerevisiae OCH1;~In S. cerevisiae: initiates the polymannose outer chain elongation of N-linked oligosaccharides of glycoproteins) translates to MLQLREPKMVHRHLKLAILGIIVIVTTFFLISSLSNPSLTHKTEYNSPKLQLAKELELNSNWKELGLNFQPNKKYSLPDESTLRQQLSYQFPYDETKSFPKNIWQTWKVGIDDKSFPKRYLKYQQTWADKNPDYKHYVVPDKQCDLLVEQLYSQVPDVAKAYKIMPKSILKADFFRYLILFARGGVYTDIDTVGLKPIDEWISNTEMILEKTNRSGLVVGIEADPDRPDWADWYARRIQFCQWTIQSKKGHPMLRELIAKITDITLTRHKKGQLKKILGKNEGGDIMNWTGPGIFTDTIFEYMNNILQSPEVFKNKKKWATIIDWELFTGMEQPIAIDDVLILPITSFSPDVNQMGAKDSHDPMAYAKHMFSGSWKDDGMPEMQ, encoded by the coding sequence ATGCTACAACTAAGGGAACCCAAAATGGTTCATAGACATCTAAAACTAGCCATTTTAGGAATAATAGTCATAGTCACAACGTTTTTCTTAATTTCGTCTCTAAGTAATCCATCGTTGACTCATAAAACCGAATATAATTCACCCAAATTACAGCTCGCAAAGGAATTAGAATTGAATTCGAACTGGAAAGAATTAGGATTGAATTTCcaaccaaataaaaaatatagtTTACCAGATGAATCAACACTTCGACAACAACTTTCATATCAATTCCCTTATGATGAAACCAAATCATTTCCTAAAAATATTTGGCAAACTTGGAAAGTCggtattgatgataaatcatTCCCTAAGAGatatttgaaatatcaacaaactTGGGCAGATAAAAACCCTGATTACAAGCATTATGTTGTCCCCGATAAACAATGCGATTTGCTCGTTGAACAATTATATTCACAAGTTCCTGATGTTGCTAAAGCTTATAAAATCATGCCGAAATCGATTTTAAAAGCAGATTTTTTCCGATACTTGATTTTGTTTGCCCGTGGTGGGGTATATACGGATATCGATACCGTTGGATTGAaaccaattgatgaatGGATATCAAACACAGAGATGATTTTAGAAAAAACGAATCGATCTGGGCTTGTGGTTGGTATTGAAGCCGATCCAGATCGCCCAGACTGGGCTGATTGGTATGCTAGAAGAATCCAATTTTGTCAATGGACTATACAACTGAAAAAGGGTCATCCAATGTTGCGTGAATTGATTGCTAAGATTACTGATATTACTTTAACCAGACATAAAAAGGgacaattgaagaaaattttgGGTAAGAATGAAGGTGGTGATATTATGAACTGGACAGGTCCTGGAATTTTCACTGAtacaatttttgaatatatgaataatattttacaatcaccagaagttttcaaaaataaaaaaaaatgggcCACAATAATTGATTGGGAATTGTTCACTGGCATGGAACAACCAATTGCTATAGATGATGTTTTAATATTGCCCATTACCTCATTTAGTCCTGATGTCAATCAAATGGGCGCTAAAGATTCACATGATCCAATGGCATACGCAAAACATATGTTTCTGGGTAGTTGGAAAGATGATGGTATGCCAGAAATGCAGTAA